The following proteins come from a genomic window of Limosilactobacillus reuteri:
- a CDS encoding DUF308 domain-containing protein, with the protein MIFLVIMGALFLILGGFYLANSWQQYREWKSGTIIVVLSIIAIVYGVINLPYFHHNNSASSSQSTSSSQVARSSSFSSFSNGLTIGNSFENEAQQESKTMAVLRQMQKGYSKLGSVDYNEDSKTFQITPTDDNTVEALEALAQDPSQAEQMGWPNLTKSIKSNSGQVEKALGEGYSISIMNPSDSSKALYTAKDGKTTYDIANQ; encoded by the coding sequence ATGATTTTCTTAGTAATAATGGGAGCCCTATTTTTAATTTTGGGTGGTTTTTATCTTGCTAATTCATGGCAACAGTACCGTGAATGGAAAAGTGGGACAATCATTGTTGTATTGAGTATTATCGCAATTGTTTATGGTGTGATTAATTTACCTTATTTTCATCATAATAATTCTGCTAGCTCAAGCCAAAGTACTTCATCTTCACAGGTTGCGCGGTCCAGTAGCTTTTCATCATTTTCAAATGGATTGACAATTGGCAATTCATTTGAAAATGAAGCACAACAAGAAAGTAAGACAATGGCTGTTTTGCGTCAAATGCAAAAGGGTTATTCAAAATTAGGTTCAGTTGACTATAACGAAGATAGTAAGACATTCCAGATCACGCCAACTGATGATAATACGGTTGAAGCGTTGGAAGCTTTAGCGCAAGATCCAAGTCAGGCTGAACAAATGGGCTGGCCTAACTTAACTAAGTCGATTAAAAGCAATTCAGGGCAAGTAGAAAAAGCATTAGGTGAAGGATATTCAATTAGCATTATGAATCCAAGTGATTCTAGTAAGGCGTTGTATACTGCCAAAGACGGCAAAACCACATACGATATTGCTAATCAATAA
- a CDS encoding DUF896 domain-containing protein produces the protein MAESKEQEALLKRINELAHKNKEEGLTEEETKERDRLRKEYLKNFREAMRSNIEMMRIFDKEGKEVTPEKVREIQRKKGLRDD, from the coding sequence ATGGCTGAATCTAAAGAACAAGAAGCTTTATTGAAGCGAATTAATGAACTTGCTCATAAAAATAAAGAAGAAGGCTTAACTGAAGAAGAAACAAAAGAACGAGATCGTTTGAGAAAGGAATATCTTAAAAACTTTAGGGAAGCAATGCGCAGTAATATTGAAATGATGCGGATCTTTGATAAAGAAGGGAAAGAAGTTACTCCTGAAAAAGTTCGTGAAATCCAACGTAAAAAAGGACTTCGTGACGATTAA
- a CDS encoding ribonuclease H family protein, translating to MVKKYYAVKKGRHPGIYKTWTECQKEVNGYTNAKFKSFLTLEGANEWLQTTGNTVTSTKAVNYSDDILVYTDGGSRNHGNKLGQHVKADDKAAWAYFIQTKDQAYTGTAGEFGATNNKMEITALIKALTKLLELGFQAQPITAILDSHYVLDPIMKGWLTNWQRRGWLTAGGKPVANKELWEEIVALLPQFPNLHFDWTKGHATNAGNNKVDELLNKTMDQL from the coding sequence ATGGTAAAAAAATATTATGCAGTCAAAAAAGGTCGTCATCCGGGAATATATAAAACTTGGACTGAATGTCAGAAGGAAGTTAATGGCTATACGAATGCTAAGTTTAAAAGCTTCTTAACGCTTGAGGGTGCTAATGAGTGGCTTCAGACTACGGGAAATACCGTAACATCGACTAAAGCAGTTAATTATTCTGATGATATCCTTGTTTATACTGATGGAGGCTCCCGCAATCATGGTAATAAGTTAGGACAGCACGTTAAGGCAGATGATAAAGCGGCCTGGGCTTATTTTATTCAAACTAAGGATCAAGCTTATACAGGAACTGCTGGCGAATTTGGAGCTACTAATAATAAAATGGAGATTACAGCTTTAATTAAAGCACTAACTAAACTATTAGAACTCGGCTTTCAAGCTCAACCAATTACAGCGATTTTGGATTCACATTACGTACTAGACCCAATTATGAAAGGCTGGTTAACTAATTGGCAGCGGCGGGGATGGTTAACCGCTGGTGGCAAGCCAGTAGCAAATAAAGAACTATGGGAAGAAATTGTTGCCCTTTTACCTCAGTTCCCTAATTTACATTTTGATTGGACTAAGGGTCATGCAACGAATGCTGGAAATAATAAGGTCGATGAATTACTAAATAAAACGATGGATCAGTTATAA
- a CDS encoding hydroxymethylglutaryl-CoA synthase: protein MRIGIDKMAFATTNDYLDLVELAKKRDVDPNKFTIGIGQDLQAVVPPTQDIVTLGATAAKKLLTPELEKNISTVIVATESGIDNSKASAIYIKHLLGLSDFTRTVEMKEACYSATAAIQFAKGVVALNPQEIVLVIAADIARYGLNTPGEVTQGAGAVAMLISRNPHILTLEDTTVAYSKNIMDFWRPLYATEALVDGKYSTNVYIEFFLQTFTRYQQLTGRELADFAALTFHMPFTKMGKKGLEGLLKDRNDEVAQRLRTQLTASQLFSRQIGNLYTGSLYLSLMSLLQNSDLRAGSRIGLFSYGSGAEGEFYTGILEDGYEHYMNNIQEELKHRHQVSVAEYEKLFSSQLGMNDQDIEFDVANDPLPFVLKGQKDHQRIYEAK, encoded by the coding sequence ATGAGAATTGGTATTGATAAAATGGCTTTTGCAACAACAAATGATTATTTAGACCTTGTTGAATTAGCAAAAAAACGCGACGTAGATCCCAATAAATTTACCATTGGAATTGGCCAAGATCTACAGGCAGTTGTCCCACCTACGCAAGATATTGTAACTTTAGGGGCTACAGCAGCGAAAAAATTGCTTACCCCTGAATTAGAAAAAAATATTTCAACAGTAATTGTGGCAACTGAGTCAGGAATTGACAATTCAAAAGCAAGTGCAATCTACATTAAACACTTATTAGGGCTTAGCGACTTTACCCGAACGGTAGAAATGAAAGAGGCTTGTTATTCTGCGACAGCTGCTATCCAATTTGCAAAGGGAGTAGTGGCGCTTAATCCCCAAGAAATTGTATTGGTGATCGCTGCTGATATTGCTCGTTATGGATTAAATACTCCGGGAGAGGTGACTCAAGGAGCTGGAGCAGTTGCAATGCTGATTTCGCGGAATCCTCACATTCTAACCCTTGAAGATACAACTGTTGCTTACAGTAAGAATATAATGGATTTTTGGCGACCGCTATATGCAACAGAAGCACTAGTAGATGGAAAATACTCTACTAATGTTTATATTGAATTTTTCCTGCAAACTTTTACCCGTTATCAGCAATTAACTGGGCGAGAATTAGCGGATTTTGCTGCTCTTACATTTCATATGCCATTTACTAAAATGGGGAAGAAAGGATTAGAAGGGTTGCTCAAAGATCGTAATGACGAAGTAGCTCAACGATTACGAACACAATTAACCGCAAGTCAGCTATTTTCGCGCCAAATTGGTAACCTTTACACTGGCTCCCTATATTTATCATTAATGTCATTGTTACAAAATAGTGACTTAAGAGCCGGAAGTCGAATTGGGTTATTTAGCTATGGTTCTGGTGCAGAAGGAGAGTTCTACACAGGAATCCTAGAAGATGGCTACGAGCACTATATGAATAATATTCAAGAAGAACTAAAGCATCGTCACCAGGTTTCGGTGGCAGAATACGAAAAGCTATTTAGTAGTCAATTAGGAATGAATGACCAGGATATCGAGTTTGATGTTGCTAATGATCCATTACCTTTCGTTCTTAAAGGGCAAAAGGATCATCAACGGATTTATGAAGCTAAATAA
- a CDS encoding adenine phosphoribosyltransferase, with product MALDLYKYVASVPDYPEKGVIFRDILPLMADGAAFKQATDELVDYAKDKKVDMVVGPEARGFIVGCPIARELGVGFAPARKKGKLPRKAISASYDLEYGTATLQMEADAIKPGQRVLVVDDLLATGGTISATIDMVEQMGGIVVGCAFLIELKDLHGRDKLKDYDMKALMEF from the coding sequence ATGGCTTTAGACCTTTATAAATACGTAGCTAGTGTTCCTGATTATCCAGAAAAGGGTGTTATTTTTCGGGATATTTTACCCTTAATGGCTGACGGAGCTGCATTTAAGCAAGCTACTGACGAATTAGTTGATTATGCTAAGGATAAAAAGGTAGATATGGTAGTAGGACCAGAAGCGCGAGGCTTTATTGTTGGATGTCCTATTGCTCGTGAATTGGGTGTTGGATTTGCTCCGGCACGGAAAAAAGGTAAGTTGCCAAGAAAAGCAATTAGTGCATCTTATGACTTAGAATATGGAACAGCTACCTTGCAAATGGAAGCCGATGCAATTAAACCAGGACAACGAGTTCTTGTTGTGGATGATCTTTTAGCTACAGGTGGAACAATCTCCGCAACAATTGATATGGTTGAACAAATGGGTGGTATTGTTGTTGGCTGTGCGTTCTTAATCGAATTAAAAGATCTTCATGGTCGTGATAAACTTAAAGATTACGATATGAAGGCATTAATGGAATTTTAA
- a CDS encoding IS30 family transposase — protein MTYKHLTTRELTLIADFWYQGTKAYRAAKLLQRSQETIYRVYRFLNDGKTIDQYLQTYQRHKRRCGRKQTQLPTIEVNYIHAQIKAGWTPDTIIGRHEHPISCSIRTLYRMFARNQYGFPVKQLPMKGKRHPNGYVERRGKAGQLGRSIYQRYRDFPHYQHEFGHFEADTVQGKAHRGAVMTLVERQSKVMIVLNIHHKTDEAVNCQLDQWLAKLPRHFVKSITFDNGKEFAGWREIANKYDLHTYFAEVGAPNQRGLNENNNGLLRRDGLSKKLDFRDLPDELVTQLMHRRNNIPRKSLNYRTPLEVFLSHVTEEQLSPFF, from the coding sequence ATGACCTATAAACATCTTACCACACGTGAATTAACTCTCATAGCTGATTTTTGGTATCAAGGTACTAAAGCTTATCGGGCTGCTAAATTACTTCAGCGTAGTCAAGAAACCATCTATCGTGTTTATCGTTTCCTCAATGACGGTAAAACCATCGACCAATATCTTCAGACTTATCAGCGTCATAAGCGTCGTTGTGGTCGGAAGCAGACCCAACTGCCAACTATCGAAGTTAACTATATCCATGCGCAAATCAAGGCGGGTTGGACTCCTGATACTATTATTGGTCGTCATGAACACCCAATTAGCTGCAGTATACGCACCCTTTATCGCATGTTTGCCCGCAATCAGTATGGCTTTCCCGTTAAACAGCTACCGATGAAAGGAAAACGCCATCCCAATGGCTATGTGGAACGTCGTGGTAAAGCTGGCCAATTAGGACGCAGTATCTATCAACGATATCGTGATTTTCCGCATTACCAACATGAATTTGGGCACTTTGAAGCTGATACAGTTCAAGGTAAAGCTCACCGCGGAGCGGTAATGACGCTAGTAGAGCGACAATCCAAAGTAATGATTGTCCTTAATATTCATCATAAAACAGACGAAGCAGTGAATTGCCAGCTTGATCAATGGCTCGCTAAACTGCCACGTCACTTTGTTAAATCAATTACTTTTGATAACGGGAAAGAATTTGCTGGATGGCGAGAAATAGCCAATAAGTATGATCTTCACACCTATTTTGCGGAAGTCGGTGCTCCCAATCAACGAGGGCTAAACGAAAATAATAACGGCCTCTTGCGTCGTGATGGTCTTAGTAAAAAGCTAGATTTTCGCGATTTACCAGACGAACTAGTCACTCAGCTAATGCATCGTCGCAACAATATCCCACGAAAATCTCTTAATTATCGTACACCATTAGAAGTATTCTTGAGTCATGTCACAGAAGAACAACTTTCACCTTTTTTCTAA
- the lexA gene encoding transcriptional repressor LexA: MAKVAKNKQMAVLNYIHKQVEDHGYPPTVREICSAVGLSSTSTVHGHISRLIEQGFLQKDPSKPRALEITPKGLDILGVKPIQKEIPMLGVVTAGQPILAVENATEFFPIPPSIQDNNDLFMLTIRGTSMIKAGIFNGDQVIVRKQSTAKNGDIVIAMNDDNEATCKRFYKEKTRFRLQPENDTMEPIFLDNVKILGKVVGLFRDHIF; encoded by the coding sequence ATGGCAAAGGTAGCAAAAAATAAACAAATGGCCGTCCTAAATTATATTCACAAACAAGTTGAAGATCATGGCTATCCACCGACTGTTCGTGAAATTTGTAGTGCTGTTGGCCTGTCTTCAACTTCAACAGTCCATGGACACATCTCCCGCTTAATTGAACAAGGATTCTTACAAAAAGACCCTTCTAAGCCTCGAGCACTTGAGATTACACCCAAGGGACTTGATATTTTAGGTGTAAAACCGATTCAAAAAGAAATTCCAATGCTTGGCGTTGTTACGGCTGGACAACCAATTTTAGCAGTCGAAAATGCTACTGAGTTTTTCCCGATACCTCCTTCTATTCAAGATAATAATGATTTGTTTATGCTTACCATTCGTGGAACCAGTATGATTAAAGCAGGGATTTTTAATGGCGACCAAGTAATTGTGCGTAAACAATCCACCGCTAAAAATGGTGATATCGTTATTGCAATGAATGATGATAATGAAGCTACTTGTAAACGATTCTATAAAGAAAAAACACGTTTTCGTTTACAGCCAGAAAATGATACGATGGAGCCAATCTTTTTAGACAATGTGAAAATTCTTGGTAAAGTGGTGGGACTATTTCGTGATCATATTTTCTAA
- a CDS encoding 1-acyl-sn-glycerol-3-phosphate acyltransferase, which yields MLYPFLVKIVNPFLNLINGRPKIYNRENIPEGNYIIIAPHRTWMDPVLLALAVWPKKFSFMAKKELFKNPIASKFLKALNAYPVDRKNPGPSAIKKPVTILKKTDLSTIIFPSGSRYSSKLKGGATVIAKMANVPLVPAVYQGPLKFSQLFTRKPRQIAFGKPIYIDRKQRLTPEVQTDLEKQMQDAFDQLDRQIDPNYKYIVPPKPKNDEF from the coding sequence ATGTTGTACCCTTTCCTCGTTAAAATCGTTAATCCATTTTTAAATTTGATTAACGGGCGACCTAAAATATACAATCGGGAAAACATCCCTGAAGGCAATTATATTATTATTGCACCTCATCGCACTTGGATGGATCCTGTCTTACTAGCGCTTGCCGTATGGCCCAAAAAATTTAGCTTCATGGCTAAAAAAGAACTTTTTAAGAATCCAATTGCTAGCAAATTCTTAAAAGCGTTGAATGCCTATCCAGTTGATCGGAAAAATCCTGGACCGTCTGCTATCAAAAAGCCGGTTACAATTTTAAAGAAAACTGATTTATCGACCATTATTTTTCCTAGCGGATCACGCTACTCATCTAAATTAAAAGGTGGGGCCACCGTGATCGCTAAAATGGCAAATGTTCCCTTAGTTCCTGCTGTTTATCAAGGCCCCCTAAAATTTAGCCAGCTATTTACCCGTAAACCTCGCCAAATTGCATTTGGAAAGCCTATTTATATTGACCGAAAGCAACGACTTACTCCTGAAGTACAGACTGATTTAGAAAAGCAAATGCAAGATGCTTTTGACCAATTAGATCGACAAATTGATCCTAATTATAAATATATTGTTCCTCCAAAGCCGAAGAATGACGAATTTTAA
- a CDS encoding YneF family protein, giving the protein MGMTIMLMILALLVGLVIGFFGARKYMENYLRNNPPISEEMLRTMMLQMGQKPSSRKLHQMMQAMKAQAKKSNRK; this is encoded by the coding sequence GTGGGTATGACGATCATGCTAATGATTCTTGCATTATTAGTCGGTTTGGTTATCGGCTTCTTTGGTGCACGTAAATACATGGAAAACTACCTCCGCAATAATCCACCGATTTCGGAAGAGATGCTGCGGACAATGATGCTTCAAATGGGACAAAAACCATCAAGTCGTAAATTACATCAAATGATGCAAGCGATGAAAGCACAAGCTAAAAAATCAAATCGTAAATAA